The Fusarium poae strain DAOMC 252244 chromosome 2, whole genome shotgun sequence nucleotide sequence TACAGCAAGATCACCAAGAAGATCGTCCCTCATGAAAAGGGACTTCCTCATCCCAAGCTTACGCCGCACTTTAACCATGGTCTATTCTTCTCAAGTTTAAAACGCTATCGACAAATTGAGCCAACGGCTAGGACCTGGGGCGATTTGCTCATGTACGGTGAAGTGGTAACTAGCACAAACACCATGCTGGAGAAGTATGCCACCCCTTTGAACTTATGCGAAACTCTACCCTAACATTTACCAGAAACCCCAAACTCATGCCAAAACTTCCAAGCGGATTTACCGTCTCGGCCACAACACAAGTCGCTGGGAGAGGTCGCGGTTCTAACGTCTGGATTGCCCCTCCAGGCATGTTGATCTTTTCAACCATCATCAACCACCCTGCCCATCTCGCAGTGAGCCATCCTGTTGTATTCATTCAGTACATCGCATCTATTGCCATTGTAGAAGCTGTCCAGTCTTATGATCGTGGCTACGATAAAATTCCCATCAAGATAAAATGGCCCAACGACATTTGTAAGTCATCCTGCTAGGCCTTGCAGACTTTAGTCAAGCTGACATGATTAGATGCACTTGATCCTACACGATCACAAGAGAAACCACACTACTCCAAGGTCGGCGGTATGCTCTCGCAGTGTGTCTACTTTGATGGAAAGTACCAAATCATCTTGGGTATTGGTCTCAACACTCTCAACTCCCGTCCTACAATGTCCCTCTCCGATCTCGTCCCCGCGGGCGCTCCAGAACTTCATCTCGAAACTCTATTAGCTCGTGTCCTCACTCGTATAGAAGCTATCTACGCTCAATTCCTCCGCGAAGGCTTCTCAAGCGGTCTTGAGGCACGATATTACCGCCACTGGCTACATACGAGACAAGAGGTCAGTCTTGAGGCTGAAGGTGGTGTGAAGGCGCGTGTGTTGGGAATTACGCGCGACTGGGGAATGTTAAAGGTTGAAGAGATAGATGCTAGTGGGAGGGCGATAGGGAAGACTTGGGCATTGCAGAGTGATGAGAATAGCTTTGATTTTTGGAAGGGGTTGGTTAGGAGGAAAACGTAAAGTCAATAGAGCACAACTTGGAACTCCTATATATATGTGTACCATGATGACATCTCTACACTGGGTAAGCTATTACTTGACTTGCAGATCAGGGATAGATACCACGATTAGTGATAAATTGTGTAATGCTGAAACATCCATGCTAATCATGCTCTATATACACCTACATAAAACCACCAACACCTTCACTGTCGCACAATCACAGCCTTGTATCATCCCACCCCTCAGGAACACAACCCGGATTAGTCTCCGCAAGCGGGCGATTCCTAGAAGGCCCATTTTCAAGCCtaatgttgatgttgttcgCGTTCTCTCTGGTGGGTTTTTTGGGCCTGCttcggaagaagaaggaaagaataAACATGACAATCAGCACGAACATGCAAACTGACCCAACTATTATCCCAACCCATTCCCCTATGGATGTGGATGAAGCTTCTGGGGCAGCTGATGCAGTTGCGGATGGTAGAATTGTTGAGCTTGATTCGGTGGTGATGGCACTTTTTGTAAATGTGTTTGTAAATGACTCGCTCCACCATGGTGGAATTATAGGCTTTAGACTCATACTATATGGGACAGTGACACTTCCTTGTGTTGTAGACTCACTCGTAGTCGTGGGCTGATCTGTCGAGGAGCTCTGCGTCGGGATATCTATCGTGTAAGTTGAACTCTCAGTCACCCAACCCCAACCTGGCCTGGAACTCCCAGATGGGGGTCCTTCTTCGCCAACTGTAGTAGTCGCAATCTCCTCGATGATCGTCAATTGGTTGCGTTTAGCTGTGACTGGCTTGCCGGACTCTGTAAATACGTTTGTCCAGCCTTCTACAGTGACAACTGGCGTCCATCCTGGAGGAACTGTACTGTAGAGGTTACCAGTTACATCGACATACGAACGAGCTTGGTTCTTGTGTTGGGTTGGCGACGCTGGTGAGCCATCTGCCTGCGGACCTTGGTGGTTCTCCATACTCAGATGCTGGTTGTGGAAACTATTGTATTTTTTGAACTTCCTTGTGACAACTCTGTGTGTTTTTATGCGTTACTTGGAGCTGTGTGCTGGTTGATGCCGAGGTGTACGGGGAGCTGTGGCTAGGCTAGAGAGCTGGCGAAAGTCGagaatttataaattttacTAGAATAAACTGCAAAACCTAGCACTTTATCCATGGTTATTTAAGCATTTAATATTGATCCAAGTAGTGGCAAGACATTGATTAATGGTTTCATTCTGCTAACCGACACTCTAGACGATCACAGTTAAGTCAACATGCGATTAGACGCTATTTTTCAAAAAAAACGACGACAGTATCTAATCACAGTGAATCAGTGATCCCATGATAGCTTATGTGAAGTAGTACAAGATGTTGTTGCTGATCTGGTCATTTCGTTCACCGTTGGATATATACAGAAACTCGTAGTCTAATAACAGCCCAGAAAGACCGACAGCGCATACGCGGTCAACTATTCAGGGGGCTCATTGAATCAGTCTACCTCTAACTTGGTTAATATCTACTTAAAGTCAagaatattcttttttagaCGAGCATTTTTAGATGCATACTCCAATATATTACTCAATAGTCCAACACAACAACATATGATGCCCTTACGCTTTCCAGACGCTGACTtggacaagaagaacaacTTGGCCAAGGAGAGGAATTACATTCCCAACGTTGacaaggagaaagaaaagaacgaCACATCTACGCCAACGGGATTGTCCTCTGGATATACTGTCATTGGAGTTACTACCATTGACACCACCGAGGGTTGGGATACAGTAACTGCCAGCGAGACTCAATCCACGAGCGACATGTCGACATCCGATGAGCCTCTGACGGTAACAAAGACAGTGCCTAACCCTGTCGGAAAACGACCGGTGGACGAGATTATATCTGATATCATCATGTCTACCATCACTCATGAATTCAAGTCAATAGTAACACTTGAACCGAGCTTGGAGTTGGAACCACCCACCACCATCTGGATAACCAGTCTCAATCCTCCTCCTACCAACATacaaccaccaccacctcctgtTACATCTACCGCCGCACCATCCTCCAAGTCTTATCTGAGCACCATCGAGCTAGTTGGCGTCATAGTCGGAACCATATGTCTGGTACTCCTGCTATGTCTCCCAGTGTGCTACGCTATCTGGCGACGTCGACGCCCTCCTCCACCATCAGATAGTCAAAACAACGTCAATATCACAATCCGCAACGGCGGGGTCTCTCGGTGGTCACACTCAGATGATTCGCGACCGACTCCCATACCAGCATCGATTCATTCGCAGGAAAATATGGCAAGAACAGAAGTCATGAAGAGACCTATCCGTGTCGCAAGCCCACCACCTCGCTACACTGACTACTGGAAGGGAGAGAATGAGGAGTATGAGATGGGAGTCAGAGATAATGCGGGTGAAGCTTCGGGGTCACAGTTCGCTGAGGAGCAGCACTACAGTGATCcgaaaggaaaaggaaaggcGCGTGACGATAACTGGATTTGAGTTTGTCACAGGCGGTAATGGGCTGATGGTATTTGACTTTGGGTCGTGGTTTCTGGTACTTTAGAGCTTGGAGCGCAAGATCAAACTTTCATATTAATTGTAGGTAGGGCTGTTAAAAGGTTTGGTTGATGCGTGAAAACATGATCTTTGAGTTTGGAAATAATTATCAATCTAATTCATGAACCTTGACTTGTATCCCGACCCACGCATCAATGTCAAAACCCAGTTTGTCTAAATCACAACTTCCCCCAAAGAAGTGATCTGACTTGCCTCGCCTACAGTCAACAGTGAAGAGAAAACACACTTAGATACATCTTGTAGACCTCTAAATAAGACCCTATTTAAGCTTACTTGCGCAGAATCTCTGTTCTCTATATAGTCGTGTGACGTGACAAACACTCCCACGATACAGCAAACAACTGACGCAAAAACATAACCAACATGCATTCACTCAAACCTCGTTCGTGAGTCTATTTAAAAACTCTGTTTGACAAAGTTCAAGTCCCT carries:
- a CDS encoding hypothetical protein (TransMembrane:1 (o185-208i)) translates to MENHQGPQADGSPASPTQHKNQARSYVDVTGNLYSTVPPGWTPVVTVEGWTNVFTESGKPVTAKRNQLTIIEEIATTTVGEEGPPSGSSRPGWGWVTESSTYTIDIPTQSSSTDQPTTTSESTTQGSVTVPYSMSLKPIIPPWWSESFTNTFTKSAITTESSSTILPSATASAAPEASSTSIGEWVGIIVGSVCMFVLIVMFILSFFFRSRPKKPTRENANNINIRLENGPSRNRPLAETNPGCVPEGWDDTRL
- a CDS encoding hypothetical protein (TransMembrane:1 (o165-188i)); translated protein: MPLRFPDADLDKKNNLAKERNYIPNVDKEKEKNDTSTPTGLSSGYTVIGVTTIDTTEGWDTVTASETQSTSDMSTSDEPLTVTKTVPNPVGKRPVDEIISDIIMSTITHEFKSIVTLEPSLELEPPTTIWITSLNPPPTNIQPPPPPVTSTAAPSSKSYLSTIELVGVIVGTICLVLLLCLPVCYAIWRRRRPPPPSDSQNNVNITIRNGGVSRWSHSDDSRPTPIPASIHSQENMARTEVMKRPIRVASPPPRYTDYWKGENEEYEMGVRDNAGEASGSQFAEEQHYSDPKGKGKARDDNWI